From a single Paraburkholderia sp. FT54 genomic region:
- a CDS encoding MFS transporter, with protein MQATNLGGAQAVTPRPLGRSDYKTLGLAALGGALEFYDFIIFVFFAPAIGQLFFPAAMPDWLRQVQTFGIFAAGYLARPLGGIIMAHFGDLFGRKRMFTLSVLLMSVPTLMMGLLPTYTSIGVLAPVLLLLFRVMQGAAVGGEVPGAWVFVSEHVPQRHIGYACGTLTAGLTAGILLGSLIASAVNRNFAPAEISAYAWRIPFLVGGVFGMFSVYLRRWLHETPVFAELKQRKAIAAEVPLKAVLRDHGRAVIVSMLLTWMLSAAIVVVILMTPTLLQKQFHIAPATALLANCVATLCLTIGCVMAGSIAGRIGAGRTIFIGGLALAATYYVMFQQLAVDTSTLVPLYAVAGLFVGVIGAIPFVMVKAFPPVVRFSGISFSYNVAYAVFGGLTPVAVSLMMKSNPMAAPMYVGAICILGALTTLFIKDAPHKL; from the coding sequence ATGCAAGCGACAAATCTGGGTGGAGCGCAGGCTGTCACCCCACGCCCTCTTGGGCGCAGCGATTACAAGACGCTCGGACTCGCCGCCCTCGGCGGGGCGCTGGAGTTCTACGACTTCATCATTTTCGTGTTCTTTGCGCCGGCGATAGGCCAGCTATTCTTCCCGGCAGCCATGCCGGACTGGCTGCGTCAGGTGCAGACCTTTGGCATCTTCGCTGCGGGTTATCTGGCGCGGCCGCTCGGCGGCATCATCATGGCGCATTTCGGCGACCTGTTCGGCCGCAAGCGGATGTTTACGCTGAGCGTGCTGCTGATGTCCGTGCCCACGCTGATGATGGGCCTGCTGCCGACCTACACGAGCATCGGCGTACTGGCGCCGGTCCTGCTGCTCCTGTTCCGCGTGATGCAAGGCGCGGCGGTCGGCGGCGAGGTGCCGGGCGCATGGGTGTTCGTCTCGGAGCACGTGCCGCAGCGGCACATCGGCTATGCGTGCGGCACGCTGACAGCCGGCCTCACGGCGGGCATCCTGCTCGGCTCGCTGATCGCCTCGGCGGTGAACCGCAACTTCGCGCCGGCGGAAATCTCCGCGTACGCGTGGCGCATTCCGTTCCTGGTGGGCGGCGTGTTCGGCATGTTCTCGGTCTACCTGCGCCGCTGGCTGCATGAGACGCCGGTGTTCGCCGAACTCAAGCAGCGCAAGGCGATTGCCGCCGAAGTGCCGCTCAAGGCCGTGCTGCGCGACCACGGCCGCGCCGTGATCGTCTCGATGCTGCTCACGTGGATGCTCTCGGCCGCGATCGTCGTGGTCATCCTGATGACGCCGACGCTGCTGCAAAAGCAGTTCCACATCGCGCCGGCCACCGCATTGCTGGCGAACTGCGTGGCGACGCTGTGCCTGACGATCGGCTGCGTGATGGCGGGCTCGATTGCCGGCCGCATTGGCGCGGGCCGCACGATTTTCATCGGCGGCCTCGCGCTGGCGGCGACGTACTACGTGATGTTCCAGCAGCTCGCCGTCGACACCTCCACGCTGGTGCCGCTGTACGCGGTGGCGGGCCTGTTCGTCGGCGTGATCGGCGCGATTCCATTCGTGATGGTCAAGGCGTTCCCGCCGGTGGTGCGCTTCTCGGGTATTTCGTTCTCGTACAACGTGGCGTACGCCGTGTTCGGCGGCCTCACGCCGGTCGCCGTGTCGCTCATGATGAAGTCCAACCCGATGGCCGCGCCGATGTACGTCGGCGCGATCTGCATTCTCGGGGCATTGACCACGTTGTTCATCAAGGACGCGCCGCACAAGCTCTGA
- a CDS encoding MFS transporter, whose translation MCRMNSSNFPRSSALGRVLATVSVGFVVTQLDVTIVNIALPRIGADLHANVTGLQWVVDAYTLAFAVLMLSAGALGDRFGARRLYAAGIVLFALASLACGLALDATMLVAARALQGVGAAAMLPNSLALLNQSYGHDPKLRARAVGLWTAAGAIAIAAGPVAGGLLIAAFGWRSIFLVNLPICAAGFLATLLWVPQPEATTPRQGRQSASATERDTNPCRIDLSGQCLAVVALTAFVAAVIEWRPLGLGHPLVAGGFVLALIAAGAFIVVESRVAAPMLPLSLFSKRSFSVAVLFGICVNLTYYGMVFVLSLYLQRVRGYTPLQAGLAFLPLTGGFLLSNVASGWVVGRFGVRLPMIAGAITAGLGYGLLHFVDASTPLIGLLLPFLLIPSGMGLAVPAMTTAVLASTNAVRAGTASAVLNTARQAGGAVGVAAFGALASGAAAAQIVPGMRASTAVSVGLLVIGGVLSCLVHPQPQSSDSAHRHAGRERVGESR comes from the coding sequence ATGTGTCGCATGAACTCCTCGAATTTCCCCCGCTCGTCCGCACTCGGCCGTGTTCTCGCGACGGTCAGTGTCGGCTTCGTCGTCACGCAACTCGACGTGACCATCGTCAATATCGCGTTGCCGAGAATCGGCGCGGATCTGCATGCGAATGTCACGGGCCTGCAATGGGTCGTCGATGCTTACACGCTCGCCTTCGCCGTACTGATGCTGTCCGCCGGCGCGCTCGGCGACCGCTTCGGCGCGCGGCGCCTGTATGCGGCCGGCATCGTGCTGTTCGCGCTGGCGTCGCTCGCCTGCGGCCTCGCCCTCGACGCCACCATGCTGGTTGCGGCGCGCGCGCTGCAAGGCGTCGGCGCCGCCGCCATGCTGCCGAACTCGCTGGCGCTGCTCAATCAGTCGTACGGACACGATCCCAAGCTGCGGGCGCGCGCAGTCGGGCTGTGGACCGCGGCGGGCGCGATTGCGATCGCGGCGGGGCCGGTGGCCGGCGGCCTGCTGATCGCGGCGTTCGGCTGGCGCAGCATCTTTCTCGTCAATCTGCCGATCTGCGCCGCCGGCTTTCTGGCGACCTTGCTATGGGTGCCGCAGCCCGAGGCCACGACGCCGCGTCAAGGTCGGCAATCGGCGTCAGCCACCGAGCGTGACACGAATCCATGTCGCATCGATCTGAGCGGCCAGTGTCTTGCCGTCGTCGCGCTGACCGCGTTCGTCGCCGCCGTGATCGAATGGCGGCCGCTGGGGCTCGGTCACCCGCTCGTGGCCGGCGGCTTCGTGCTTGCGCTGATCGCAGCGGGCGCCTTTATCGTGGTGGAGTCGCGCGTCGCGGCGCCAATGCTGCCGCTCTCACTCTTCAGCAAGCGCTCCTTCAGCGTCGCGGTGCTGTTCGGCATCTGCGTGAATCTGACCTATTACGGCATGGTGTTCGTGCTGAGCCTGTATTTGCAGCGTGTGCGTGGCTATACGCCGTTGCAGGCGGGTCTCGCCTTCCTGCCGTTGACGGGCGGCTTTCTGCTGTCGAATGTGGCGAGCGGCTGGGTGGTCGGCCGCTTCGGCGTACGCTTGCCGATGATCGCGGGCGCGATCACGGCCGGGCTCGGCTACGGCCTGCTGCATTTCGTCGACGCCAGCACGCCGCTCATCGGCCTGCTGCTGCCGTTCCTTCTGATTCCGTCTGGCATGGGCCTGGCGGTCCCCGCGATGACCACCGCCGTGCTGGCCTCGACGAACGCGGTACGCGCCGGCACGGCTTCCGCCGTCTTGAATACGGCGCGGCAGGCAGGGGGCGCGGTTGGCGTGGCGGCCTTCGGTGCACTGGCGAGCGGCGCGGCCGCCGCGCAGATCGTCCCGGGCATGCGGGCGTCGACCGCCGTATCCGTCGGTTTGCTCGTGATCGGCGGCGTGCTGAGCTGCCTCGTGCATCCACAGCCGCAGTCATCTGATTCGGCTCATCGTCATGCGGGCCGCGAACGGGTCGGCGAATCGCGCTGA
- a CDS encoding FAD-dependent oxidoreductase, with translation MTADALIVGAGIVGAACAAELAALGMRVEVLDAQGVGGGATAAGMGHIVVMNDSPAEFTLSRYSRDLWLELAPQLRPRDAFARCGTLWVAADEEEWQAARAMHGAFEARGIAAQLLDASVLRACEPALDASLAGGLRIEHDSIVYAPTVAAWLLTQSPAAAKIHVRLGTTVTSVDASGVTLADGERVGAAHVIVANGLGARQLVPPLPLRPKKGHLLITDRYPGLIRHQLLELGYVRSAHHAAGTSVAFNAQPRPTGQLLIGSSRQFDTVDPAVDMPVLAQMLQRAARYLPVLPTLNGIRAWTGFRAASPDGLPLIGPAGDFAPGVWLAVGHEGLGVTTSLATAKLLAAQIVASAALIDVEPYLPVRFAQKAMHA, from the coding sequence ATGACAGCGGACGCGTTGATCGTCGGGGCGGGCATTGTCGGCGCGGCGTGCGCGGCGGAACTGGCGGCGCTCGGCATGCGGGTCGAGGTGCTCGACGCGCAGGGCGTCGGCGGCGGCGCGACGGCGGCGGGCATGGGGCACATCGTCGTGATGAACGACTCGCCGGCGGAATTCACGCTCAGCCGCTATTCACGAGATTTGTGGTTGGAACTCGCGCCGCAACTGCGTCCGCGCGACGCGTTCGCGCGCTGCGGCACGCTCTGGGTCGCAGCCGACGAAGAGGAGTGGCAAGCCGCCCGCGCCATGCATGGCGCGTTCGAGGCTCGCGGGATTGCCGCGCAACTGCTGGACGCGTCCGTGTTGCGAGCTTGCGAGCCGGCGCTGGACGCGTCGCTGGCGGGCGGGTTGCGGATCGAGCACGACAGCATCGTGTACGCGCCGACCGTCGCCGCATGGCTGCTGACGCAATCGCCGGCCGCTGCGAAGATCCACGTGCGATTGGGCACGACGGTGACGTCGGTCGACGCGAGCGGCGTGACGCTCGCGGACGGAGAGCGCGTCGGCGCGGCGCACGTCATCGTGGCCAATGGTCTGGGTGCGCGGCAGCTGGTGCCGCCGCTGCCCTTGCGGCCGAAGAAAGGCCACCTGCTGATCACAGACCGTTATCCCGGCCTGATCCGCCATCAGTTGCTCGAACTCGGCTACGTCCGGAGCGCGCATCACGCGGCCGGCACCTCCGTGGCGTTCAATGCGCAGCCGCGGCCCACAGGACAATTGCTGATCGGCTCCTCGCGTCAGTTCGACACCGTCGATCCCGCCGTCGACATGCCCGTGCTCGCGCAAATGCTGCAACGCGCCGCGCGCTATCTGCCGGTGCTGCCGACGCTCAATGGCATTCGCGCGTGGACCGGATTTCGCGCAGCCTCGCCCGACGGACTGCCGCTGATCGGTCCGGCCGGCGATTTCGCGCCGGGCGTGTGGCTCGCCGTGGGTCACGAGGGTTTGGGCGTGACGACCTCGCTCGCTACCGCGAAGCTCCTTGCCGCGCAGATCGTGGCGAGTGCCGCGCTGATCGACGTCGAGCCTTATCTGCCAGTGCGTTTTGCGCAAAAGGCGATGCATGCATAG
- a CDS encoding response regulator transcription factor — translation MRIAILQRDLVMRQSIEKVLTNASHTCTAFDDGLSMSRTLARSTVDLLVLDWQGLRLSGTEVLRAARAVGGDRLPVMFASTDTAEENIVRAFVAGADDYVALPLRAAEFRERVAALLRRAYPDRSSTASFDVGPYHFDTHRQLVMLRGQPVQLSGTQYRLASLFFSNIGRVMSRDHIFAMVWGREFREFTRTIDSHVSRLRLLLEIEPQNGFRLQPVYKSGYRLLHLRQGQSADVGADADVHRQAA, via the coding sequence ATGCGTATTGCCATTCTTCAGCGTGACCTGGTCATGCGTCAGTCGATCGAAAAGGTCTTGACGAACGCCAGCCATACCTGCACGGCCTTCGACGACGGCCTGAGCATGTCGAGAACGCTCGCGCGCTCCACCGTGGATCTGCTCGTGCTCGACTGGCAGGGCCTGCGCCTTTCCGGCACCGAGGTTTTGCGCGCGGCGCGCGCGGTGGGCGGCGATCGTCTGCCGGTCATGTTCGCATCGACGGACACGGCGGAGGAAAACATCGTGCGCGCGTTTGTCGCCGGCGCGGACGACTATGTGGCGTTGCCGCTGCGCGCAGCCGAGTTCCGCGAGCGGGTCGCGGCGCTGCTGCGGCGGGCGTATCCGGACCGGTCCAGCACCGCGAGTTTCGACGTCGGGCCGTACCACTTCGATACGCACCGTCAGCTCGTCATGCTGCGCGGCCAGCCGGTCCAGCTATCCGGCACCCAGTATCGGCTGGCGTCGCTGTTCTTCTCCAATATTGGCCGCGTGATGTCGCGCGATCACATCTTCGCGATGGTTTGGGGCCGCGAGTTCCGCGAATTTACCCGCACGATCGACAGTCACGTCTCGCGGCTGCGTCTTTTGCTCGAGATCGAGCCGCAAAACGGATTCCGGCTGCAACCGGTTTATAAAAGCGGCTACAGGCTGCTGCATCTGCGCCAAGGCCAATCCGCCGATGTCGGTGCCGATGCCGACGTCCACAGGCAGGCGGCCTGA
- a CDS encoding (2Fe-2S)-binding protein, with product MHSASATTRVSLTIDGHGIDVDAGTTVAAALVLAGVRSTRISLSGQPRAALCGMGVCEECRVTIDGRAHALACQTLCRDGQIVLTCNAAGTPREAAATR from the coding sequence ATGCATAGCGCGAGCGCGACGACACGCGTCAGCTTGACGATCGACGGCCACGGTATCGACGTTGATGCCGGTACGACCGTGGCCGCGGCACTCGTGTTAGCGGGCGTTCGCAGTACGCGGATCTCGCTGAGCGGCCAGCCTCGCGCGGCGCTGTGCGGTATGGGCGTGTGCGAGGAATGCCGCGTGACGATCGACGGCCGGGCACATGCGCTGGCGTGCCAGACTTTGTGCCGGGACGGTCAGATCGTTCTTACCTGCAATGCGGCGGGCACGCCACGAGAGGCAGCGGCTACGCGATGA
- a CDS encoding 4-hydroxyproline epimerase, producing the protein MSIMKTLDIIDSHTGGEPTRLVVSGGPDLGGGTLAQRLDVFRTQFDDWRAGIVTEPRGSDVVVGALLCEPDDPTCTAGVIFFNNVGYLGMCGHGTIGLVVSLAHLGRIGPGRHRIETPVGIVEATLNEDGSVAVRNVPAYRYRESVRVDVPGYGVLTGDIGWGGNWFFLVADHGRTLESARIGELTAFSEAIRDALIAQGITGADGALIDHIELFGPGSRDGIDSRSFVLCPGSAYDRSPCGTGTSAKLACLAAGGKLAEGAVWRQESIIGSVFDASYRHAGDGVHVIPTITGHAYVTAEARLCFDERDPFAWGIRTA; encoded by the coding sequence ATGAGCATCATGAAAACCTTGGACATCATCGACTCGCACACAGGCGGTGAACCGACCCGCCTTGTGGTGTCGGGCGGCCCGGATCTCGGCGGCGGCACATTGGCGCAACGGCTCGACGTGTTCCGCACGCAGTTCGACGACTGGCGCGCGGGCATCGTCACCGAACCGCGCGGCTCGGACGTGGTAGTGGGCGCATTGCTCTGCGAGCCGGACGACCCTACGTGCACGGCCGGCGTGATCTTTTTCAACAACGTCGGCTATCTCGGCATGTGCGGGCACGGCACGATCGGTCTCGTCGTCTCGCTGGCGCACCTGGGACGGATCGGCCCGGGGCGTCACCGGATCGAGACGCCGGTCGGCATTGTCGAAGCCACGCTCAACGAGGACGGCAGCGTCGCCGTGCGCAACGTGCCGGCCTATCGCTATCGGGAATCCGTGCGGGTGGACGTGCCGGGCTACGGCGTGTTGACCGGCGACATCGGCTGGGGCGGCAACTGGTTTTTTCTCGTCGCCGACCATGGGCGCACGCTGGAGTCAGCGCGGATCGGCGAATTGACGGCGTTCAGCGAGGCGATTCGCGACGCGCTGATCGCGCAAGGCATCACCGGCGCGGATGGCGCCTTGATCGACCACATCGAACTCTTCGGCCCCGGTTCGCGCGACGGCATCGACAGCCGCAGCTTCGTGCTCTGTCCCGGCAGTGCGTACGACCGCTCGCCATGCGGCACCGGGACGAGCGCCAAGCTGGCCTGTCTCGCGGCCGGTGGCAAGCTGGCCGAGGGCGCGGTGTGGCGGCAGGAGAGCATTATCGGCAGCGTGTTCGACGCGAGCTACCGCCATGCCGGCGACGGGGTCCACGTGATTCCCACCATTACCGGTCACGCGTACGTCACGGCAGAAGCGCGCCTGTGCTTCGACGAGCGCGATCCCTTCGCCTGGGGCATCCGCACGGCATGA
- a CDS encoding dihydrodipicolinate synthase family protein, with protein MAHIWEGVLPAVTTKFHADFSIDRAWTGKNIEAQIDAGVDGIIVCGSLGEASTLSLDEKLQVLDIAVEASRGRVPVLLTIAENSTLDACRQAEAGGRHGAAGYMVLPGLRYLSDRRETLHHFRSVADASALPLMIYNNPLAYGVDMTPDMFAEIADEQKIVAIKESCGDVRRVTDLINAVGDRFAILCGVDNLAMEAMLMGAHGWVAGLVCAFPRETVVIYKLLKAGRLEEARAIYRWFAPLLALDVSAKLVQNIKLAETIVGLGTEPVRPPRLPLAGDERMAVEALIRKALETRPALPRI; from the coding sequence GTGGCGCATATCTGGGAAGGCGTATTGCCCGCAGTCACCACCAAATTCCATGCGGATTTCAGCATAGATCGAGCGTGGACCGGCAAGAATATCGAGGCGCAGATCGACGCGGGAGTGGACGGCATCATCGTGTGCGGATCGCTGGGCGAAGCGTCCACGCTCTCGCTGGATGAGAAGCTGCAAGTGCTCGACATCGCCGTGGAGGCTTCGCGCGGCCGCGTGCCGGTCCTGTTGACGATCGCCGAAAACAGCACGCTCGACGCCTGCCGGCAGGCCGAAGCCGGCGGCCGTCATGGCGCGGCCGGCTACATGGTGCTGCCGGGGCTGCGTTACCTGTCGGACCGCCGCGAGACTTTGCACCATTTCCGCAGCGTCGCCGACGCGAGCGCGCTGCCGCTGATGATCTACAACAACCCGCTTGCCTACGGCGTCGACATGACGCCCGACATGTTCGCGGAAATCGCCGACGAGCAGAAGATCGTCGCGATCAAGGAATCATGCGGCGACGTGCGGCGCGTGACCGATCTGATCAACGCGGTCGGTGACCGTTTCGCGATTCTCTGCGGGGTCGACAATCTCGCGATGGAAGCGATGCTGATGGGCGCGCATGGCTGGGTGGCCGGTCTCGTATGCGCGTTCCCGCGTGAGACGGTGGTGATCTACAAGTTGCTGAAGGCGGGACGCCTGGAGGAAGCGCGAGCGATCTACCGCTGGTTTGCGCCGCTGCTCGCCCTCGACGTGTCGGCGAAGCTGGTGCAGAACATCAAGCTTGCCGAGACTATCGTCGGATTGGGCACTGAGCCGGTGCGCCCGCCCCGTCTGCCGCTGGCAGGCGACGAACGCATGGCCGTCGAAGCATTGATTCGCAAGGCGCTGGAAACGCGGCCGGCGCTGCCGCGGATTTGA